The Pseudanabaena galeata CCNP1313 genome includes a region encoding these proteins:
- a CDS encoding NDP-sugar synthase produces the protein MKAMILAAGKGTRIRPITNIMPKPMIPIMQKPVMEFLVELLRQHGFDQIMVNVSHLSEEIENYFRDGQKFGVQMAYSFEGTIIDGKLQGSALGSAGGLKKIQDFSPFFDDTFVVLCGDALIDLDLTYAVNWHRQKKSLATIITKTVPRDQVSSYGVVVTDSDGRIKQFQEKPSVESALSNTINTGIYIFEPEILDYVPSDMEFDLGSDLFPRLVSDNLPFHAISMDFQWVDIGKVPDYWQAIQDVLSDKIKNVNIPGQEVKPGVYTGLNVSVNWDKVDIRGPVYIGGMTQIEDGATIIGPTMIGPNCHVCSGAVVERSVIFEYSRLSDVRLVDKLVFGRYCVDKTGATIDLQAAALDWLITDARHQQQSQSPLEFSKSPS, from the coding sequence ATGAAAGCCATGATTTTGGCTGCGGGTAAAGGTACTCGAATCCGCCCGATCACGAATATCATGCCCAAGCCCATGATCCCGATCATGCAAAAACCTGTAATGGAGTTTCTAGTTGAGTTACTCAGACAGCACGGCTTTGATCAGATTATGGTTAACGTTAGCCACTTGTCAGAAGAGATCGAAAACTATTTTCGAGATGGTCAGAAGTTTGGCGTGCAGATGGCCTATTCCTTTGAAGGAACCATTATTGATGGCAAGCTCCAAGGTAGTGCGCTTGGCTCGGCTGGTGGGCTTAAAAAAATCCAAGATTTCTCTCCATTCTTTGACGATACCTTTGTTGTTCTTTGTGGTGATGCATTGATCGATCTCGATCTTACCTATGCTGTTAACTGGCATCGTCAAAAAAAATCTCTAGCTACGATTATTACGAAAACTGTTCCTAGGGATCAGGTGTCGAGCTATGGAGTTGTAGTTACGGACTCCGATGGTCGAATCAAGCAATTTCAGGAAAAGCCAAGTGTTGAGTCGGCTCTAAGCAATACCATCAATACAGGCATCTATATTTTCGAGCCAGAAATCCTCGATTATGTGCCTTCGGATATGGAATTTGACCTTGGCAGTGACTTGTTTCCTAGGTTGGTATCAGACAATCTTCCTTTCCATGCTATTTCTATGGATTTTCAATGGGTCGATATTGGTAAAGTTCCCGATTATTGGCAAGCAATTCAAGATGTCCTTTCAGACAAAATTAAAAACGTTAATATTCCTGGGCAGGAAGTTAAACCAGGCGTTTATACAGGTTTAAATGTTTCGGTGAACTGGGACAAGGTAGACATCCGTGGTCCTGTCTATATTGGGGGTATGACTCAAATAGAGGATGGTGCGACCATCATTGGTCCAACAATGATTGGACCTAACTGTCATGTTTGCAGTGGGGCTGTGGTTGAGCGCAGTGTAATTTTTGAGTATTCGCGCTTATCAGATGTGCGGCTAGTCGATAAATTGGTGTTTGGTCGTTATTGCGTTGACAAAACGGGTGCAACTATCGACTTGCAAGCAGCAGCTTTAGATTGGTTAATTACCGATGCTAGACATCAACAGCAGTCACAATCTCCTTTAGAATTTTCTAAATCTCCTTCTTAA
- a CDS encoding N-acetylmuramoyl-L-alanine amidase, with protein MNPYYRRSLWLILLMTGTCLGTQAVNAELPLDSSLQDRNLLAQLPSSRQPSSRQQLQLRNVQVNADGFALQINGIPQMRTSRVASPDRIILDLQATEVSSSIHNSVLPINRYGVRQIRVAQFQKSPAIARLVFDLDSSSPVSWQSSFDQARGLLVLRPIGANNLSTSLPVTASPIANNGLATTIEGLSFNGYGQLVIQASRAVSYRSSVDLASNTYSVTIPATRISSQLRRPILGANSPIEQIRLNQVGDAVVVSVKTVVGWQISETSRTNPQAIALQLTSVGQVTAGIPPNTRSQVQPNYGNVTSGRQLVVVDAGHGGPDVGATRNGIYEKDIVLAMSKQLGRILQQMGYSVMYTRTEDIDLDLEPRVQMAENARASVFVSIHVNALDASSSPVNGVETYHAPNASLGKNLAELVHEQIIASTGANDRGVRSARFYVVTKTSMPAILVETGFITNPSEASRLLNSNYQERMAAAIAQGIDQFLKSYRR; from the coding sequence TTGAACCCATATTACCGACGATCGCTATGGCTAATACTGTTAATGACGGGGACATGCTTAGGTACACAAGCAGTTAATGCTGAATTGCCACTTGACTCGTCATTGCAGGATCGTAACCTGCTAGCACAGCTACCATCGTCAAGGCAGCCATCGTCAAGGCAGCAGTTACAGTTACGCAATGTCCAAGTTAATGCGGATGGATTTGCCTTACAAATCAATGGCATTCCTCAGATGCGAACATCACGAGTGGCTAGCCCCGATCGGATTATTTTAGATTTACAAGCAACTGAAGTTTCGTCTTCTATCCATAATTCCGTATTGCCGATCAATCGCTATGGGGTAAGGCAAATTAGAGTTGCTCAGTTTCAAAAATCCCCTGCGATCGCTCGGTTAGTTTTTGATCTGGATAGTAGTAGCCCTGTCAGTTGGCAGAGTTCTTTCGATCAAGCGCGTGGTTTATTAGTACTCCGCCCTATCGGCGCAAATAATCTCAGCACTAGTTTGCCAGTAACAGCTTCGCCTATAGCGAACAACGGTTTAGCTACGACAATTGAGGGTTTATCGTTTAATGGTTATGGTCAACTGGTAATTCAGGCTAGTCGAGCGGTTTCCTATCGTAGCAGTGTAGATTTAGCTAGTAATACCTACAGTGTCACAATTCCTGCGACTCGGATTTCATCGCAGTTACGCCGACCAATCTTAGGAGCAAATAGCCCCATAGAGCAAATTCGCCTCAATCAGGTGGGTGATGCAGTAGTAGTTAGTGTGAAAACAGTTGTAGGTTGGCAGATTAGCGAGACTAGCCGCACAAATCCCCAAGCGATCGCTTTACAGTTGACAAGTGTTGGACAAGTGACCGCAGGTATTCCCCCAAATACGCGATCGCAAGTTCAGCCAAACTATGGCAATGTCACTTCTGGCCGTCAACTAGTGGTGGTGGATGCAGGACATGGTGGACCAGATGTAGGCGCGACCAGAAATGGTATTTACGAGAAAGATATTGTGCTAGCAATGAGTAAACAGCTAGGTAGAATATTGCAACAAATGGGATATTCTGTGATGTATACACGCACTGAGGATATTGATCTCGACCTAGAACCAAGAGTGCAGATGGCGGAGAATGCTAGAGCAAGTGTATTTGTCAGCATTCATGTTAACGCCCTTGATGCAAGCTCATCACCAGTAAATGGGGTTGAAACTTATCATGCGCCTAATGCGTCCTTAGGTAAGAATCTTGCAGAATTAGTACATGAGCAGATTATTGCGAGTACGGGTGCAAATGACCGTGGTGTGAGGTCAGCTAGATTTTATGTAGTTACGAAAACTTCAATGCCTGCTATTTTGGTAGAAACTGGATTTATCACAAATCCGTCAGAGGCTTCAAGGCTGCTTAATAGTAACTATCAAGAGCGCATGGCCGCAGCGATCGCTCAAGGTATCGATCAATTCTTGAAATCTTACCGAAGATAG
- a CDS encoding N-acetylmuramoyl-L-alanine amidase, producing the protein MTLATDYISPVVGQLQAQSINNTSNLPSRVQINSIRATNNGLMLTVNANPQIRIQREDNPDRLIVDLQNTNLAQQLHQSTLPMNRLGIKQVRVAQFQNNPAIARLVFDLDSSDPSSKFAWQSQYIAATRTLLLTPSNQTAQAIPINPPTNPNLSLPRPINPPIPVTSAPAAIERLSFSNTGQLIVSANQPVSYRANFDPTSSTYNLTVANAKISPNLQRPNLAANSPIERIRLLQVGTSVEIGIKTIAGWQVRETQRFNNQQIQLQVSLNSVVPNNQTPLPSNNPVIQTPQNTGERRRGVIVVDAGHGGRDPGAIGNGIQEKDVVLPISISLGQALQSMGYTVYYTRTNDVEIDLEPRVALAQRVNADVFVSIHANSLASRNNSVNGVETFFARGSTIGRTLASYVQSQIISATGATDRSAKAAGFYVIARTSMPAILVETGFVTNPTEARNLSNPNYQKLMADAIARGIDQFMRVRGR; encoded by the coding sequence ATGACTTTAGCTACTGACTATATCAGCCCTGTCGTAGGGCAGTTACAAGCACAGTCGATCAATAACACATCTAACTTACCTAGTAGAGTTCAAATAAACAGCATTCGAGCAACTAACAATGGCTTAATGCTGACTGTTAATGCTAATCCTCAAATTCGCATCCAAAGGGAGGATAATCCTGATCGATTAATTGTCGATCTGCAAAACACGAATTTGGCTCAACAATTACATCAATCAACTCTGCCAATGAACCGACTCGGCATTAAGCAAGTCAGAGTTGCTCAATTTCAGAATAATCCCGCGATCGCCAGACTAGTTTTTGATCTCGATAGTAGTGATCCAAGTAGCAAATTCGCATGGCAAAGTCAGTACATTGCTGCCACTAGAACCCTACTACTAACACCATCGAATCAAACGGCTCAGGCAATACCGATTAATCCTCCCACCAATCCCAATTTGAGCCTTCCTAGACCAATCAATCCCCCCATCCCCGTAACTTCTGCGCCTGCGGCGATCGAAAGATTGAGTTTTAGTAATACTGGGCAACTAATAGTCTCAGCCAACCAACCAGTGAGCTATCGAGCGAATTTTGATCCTACCTCTAGCACTTATAACTTAACGGTTGCTAATGCTAAAATCTCACCAAATTTACAACGGCCCAATCTTGCAGCAAACAGTCCTATTGAAAGAATTAGACTGTTACAAGTGGGAACCTCTGTAGAAATTGGGATCAAAACGATCGCTGGCTGGCAAGTGCGTGAAACTCAACGCTTTAACAATCAACAAATTCAATTACAAGTTTCACTAAATAGCGTTGTTCCGAATAACCAAACGCCTTTGCCTAGTAACAATCCTGTTATCCAAACTCCTCAAAATACAGGCGAGCGTCGCCGAGGAGTAATCGTAGTTGACGCAGGGCATGGCGGTCGTGACCCAGGTGCTATTGGTAACGGCATACAGGAAAAAGATGTTGTCTTACCCATCAGCATTAGCTTAGGACAAGCCCTACAAAGTATGGGTTACACAGTTTATTATACTCGTACTAATGATGTGGAAATTGATTTGGAGCCGCGTGTAGCTCTTGCTCAAAGAGTTAATGCTGATGTGTTTGTAAGTATTCATGCTAACTCTCTGGCTTCTCGCAACAATAGCGTTAATGGTGTAGAAACCTTTTTTGCCCGAGGCTCAACAATTGGGAGAACGCTAGCTAGCTACGTTCAGTCACAAATCATATCAGCGACTGGTGCAACTGATCGCAGTGCCAAAGCTGCAGGTTTTTATGTAATTGCTAGAACTTCGATGCCTGCTATTTTGGTGGAGACTGGTTTTGTAACAAACCCGACTGAAGCGAGAAATCTTAGCAATCCTAACTATCAAAAGCTGATGGCGGATGCGATCGCACGAGGTATCGACCAGTTCATGCGTGTTCGTGGCAGATAA
- the murI gene encoding glutamate racemase, which translates to MFLQQEARFPIGVFDSGVGGLTVLQEVHRQLPNESVVYFGDTARLPYGKRSPAEIIEYVYEILHWMQSEQVKMAIMACNTSSALALDIVRKDFDLPILGLILPGARAAVGKGKRIGVIATTATVKSEAYVRAICESDPQAQVFQVDCPEFVPLIESDRINDPYTLQVAKEYLQPLIEANIDTLVLGCTHYPHLSGVLRQILPSHVALVNPASYVVRAASQELDLMGLRCLDNRSDRAETRFFVSGDPDRFAQVSRRWLGKSPLVEKVYLSPVELLS; encoded by the coding sequence ATGTTTTTGCAGCAAGAAGCTCGGTTCCCTATTGGTGTTTTTGATAGTGGGGTTGGGGGACTTACGGTTTTACAAGAAGTTCATCGCCAATTGCCTAATGAGTCTGTGGTTTATTTCGGTGATACAGCAAGATTGCCCTACGGGAAGCGATCGCCTGCGGAGATCATTGAGTATGTGTATGAGATTTTGCACTGGATGCAGTCTGAGCAGGTGAAGATGGCAATCATGGCTTGTAATACCAGTTCGGCTTTAGCATTAGATATAGTGCGAAAGGATTTTGATTTGCCGATTTTGGGGTTGATTTTGCCAGGGGCGAGAGCAGCAGTGGGCAAAGGCAAGCGGATTGGGGTAATTGCCACGACTGCGACTGTCAAAAGTGAAGCTTATGTAAGGGCTATTTGTGAAAGCGATCCCCAAGCACAGGTTTTTCAGGTAGATTGTCCTGAATTTGTACCTTTGATTGAGTCTGATCGGATCAACGATCCATACACATTGCAAGTAGCCAAGGAATATTTACAACCACTGATTGAGGCAAACATAGACACCTTAGTTTTGGGCTGTACACATTACCCCCATTTGTCTGGGGTTTTACGCCAAATTTTGCCGTCTCATGTAGCTCTAGTGAATCCTGCTTCTTATGTGGTGAGGGCTGCGAGCCAAGAGTTAGATTTGATGGGGCTAAGATGCTTGGATAATCGTAGCGATCGCGCTGAAACAAGATTTTTTGTAAGCGGAGATCCAGATCGTTTTGCTCAAGTATCACGACGCTGGCTAGGAAAGTCGCCATTGGTGGAAAAAGTTTACCTATCTCCTGTAGAATTGCTGTCTTAA
- a CDS encoding inorganic diphosphatase gives MDLSRIPPQPKAGILNVLIEIPAGSKNKYEFDKDLNAFALDRVLYSSVQYPYDYGFVPNTLADDGDPLDGMVIMDQPTFPGCVIPARPIGMLIMIDGGDRDEKILCVPAKDPRYADVKTLADIAPHRLEEIAEFFRSYKNLEKKVTEIRGWEGVDAVQALVTKSIEAALPKP, from the coding sequence ATGGACTTATCGCGCATTCCCCCTCAACCTAAAGCAGGCATCCTCAACGTCCTGATTGAAATCCCCGCAGGCAGCAAAAATAAATACGAATTCGACAAAGACCTCAATGCTTTTGCACTTGATCGCGTCCTTTACTCCTCAGTCCAATATCCCTATGACTATGGTTTTGTCCCCAACACCCTTGCTGATGATGGCGACCCTCTTGATGGCATGGTGATCATGGATCAACCCACATTTCCTGGTTGTGTTATTCCTGCACGCCCTATCGGGATGCTGATCATGATTGATGGCGGCGACCGCGACGAAAAGATCCTCTGTGTCCCCGCCAAAGATCCCCGCTACGCGGATGTCAAAACCCTAGCCGACATTGCCCCCCACCGCCTCGAAGAGATCGCCGAATTTTTCCGTTCCTACAAAAACCTAGAAAAGAAAGTCACTGAAATCAGAGGCTGGGAAGGTGTAGATGCAGTACAAGCTCTTGTAACTAAATCAATTGAAGCGGCATTGCCTAAACCCTAA